GGAAACGCCGATGGGTTCCCCTAAGTATTCGCGAGACGCTTTTGGTTAAACTAAAGAATAATTTTCCAAAAGGAGGTTCAACGATGAGAATAAAGATGGTTGCTATGCTTACCGTGCTTTGTCTCGGGATTTCCGCTTGCAGCGGTACCGAGCAAGATTCCGCGAACAAAAACGATGGAAGGCAAGTTAAGGCTGATCCGGTAGCCGGGGACGGCGCGGGGAAATCACTGACGGTTCCTCTTGTCAATGCAAAAGGGAAAAAGAGCGGGGAGGCGCGATTGGTCCAAACGTCCGACGGTGTCAAAATCCATGTGCAAGCTTCCGGGCTGAAGCCGGGCAAGCACGGAATCCATATTCACGAATTTGGAAAATGCACGCCGCCTGATTTCAAATCGGCGGGCGAACATTTTAATCCGTTCGGCAAACAACACGGACTCGCAAATCCGAAAGGTCCGCATGCAGGGGACTTACCGAATCTCGTCGTCGGAAAGTCCGGAGAGGTCGAGGCGTCCTTTACGGCGAAATATGTCACGCTGAAGCAAGGAAAGAACAACTCACTGCTTGATGCTGATGGCAGCGCGCTTGTCATTCACGCCGATCCTGACGACAACAAGTCGCAGCCTTCCGGGAATTCCGGAGCGCGGGTGCTGTGCGGCGTGATTGGGAAATAAAACGGCAGAATGGCCCCTTAATTGAAACGCCACGAGGCTGACTCGAAAAGTGAGTCAGCCTCTTTTTATGGCTGGATGTCGATGTGCTTAAAGTTAGTTACGTTAAACAGACCGAGGTCGGTGAGTTTCAGCTCAGGAATGACCGGTAAAGCGAGAAATGAGAGTGTGAGAAACGGATTGAAATCGCCTTGAAACCCGAGTTCTGGCAAGGTCTCGTTCAGCTTTTCCAGCTTCGCAGCGACTTCCCGGAAGCCGGCGTCGCTCATGAGACCACCGATCGGGAGGGCGAGCGAAGCGAGTACGCGCCCATCTTTGACGATGACGATTCCGCCTTGAATGTGTTTGATTTCGCGAATGGCTGCGAGCATGTCGTCGTCATTTGTGCCGATGACCAACAAGTTATGGGAGTCATGGGCGATCGTTGTTGCGATCGCGCCGGCCGTCAGGCCGAAGCCTTTCACGATGCCGAGCCCGACGTTGCCGGTGCGATGATGGCGCTCAACCACTGACATTTTTAACAAATCCTTTTCCGTCGAAGGTTGAAAATGGCCGTCTGCGACGTCCGCCTCAAGCACTCTGTGCTTGGTGTGCAAGCTGTTCGGCGTAATCTCAATCACGTTCGCTTTCACGTCTGCCAGCCGCAGGGAAAGCTGGTCAGCGCCAAGCTCCTTGAGCTTCACGCTGTCCTTCAGCACATCCGAACTCGCCGTTTTTCCTTCGGAAACGACTGTGCCGGCTCGCGCGGCGAGTTTCCCGCTCTTGTACACTTCGTGAATGTCCATATCGGTCAGATCGCCGTCCAGCAGCAGAAAATCCGCGTCGCAGCCCGGCGCGATCAGCCCTTTCCGTTTCATCCCGAAGCATTCGGCCGCATTCAACGTCGCCATCTGCAGCGCCAGCATCGGCTCAACGCCGAGCCGCACCGCTTTGCGGATATGATGATCGATGCTCCCTTCGGTCACAAGATCATCCAAATGCTTGTCGTCTGTGACGAACAAGCACCGCCGCGCGTTCCGCTCGTTCACTACGCTCACGAGCGCCGCCAAATCCTTCGCTGCGGAACCTTCGCGAAGCATCAAATACATGCCCCTCCGCAGCCGCTCCCGCGCCTCCGGCGCGTTCACGGCTTCGTGGTCCGTCCGGATGCCGGCGGCCGCGTACACGTTCAAGTCGTCCGCCGCCAATCCGGCCGCGTGCCCGTCGACGTTCTTTCCGGCTGCCTCGGCGTCACGG
Above is a window of Bacillales bacterium DNA encoding:
- a CDS encoding superoxide dismutase family protein; this encodes MRIKMVAMLTVLCLGISACSGTEQDSANKNDGRQVKADPVAGDGAGKSLTVPLVNAKGKKSGEARLVQTSDGVKIHVQASGLKPGKHGIHIHEFGKCTPPDFKSAGEHFNPFGKQHGLANPKGPHAGDLPNLVVGKSGEVEASFTAKYVTLKQGKNNSLLDADGSALVIHADPDDNKSQPSGNSGARVLCGVIGK
- the ade gene encoding adenine deaminase, which encodes MDKRIAAAAKRIPADLVVKNGRIIDVVNREIITGDLAITDGVIVGIGGYEGEQVIDAEDRLIAPGLIDGHVHIESAMVTPSEFAKVVVPHGVTTVVADPHEIANVSGADGIQFMLDDSEDVPLDVFIALPSCVPATAFENAGARLTAEDLRPFYEHPRVIGLGEVMDFPAVRDASADMLRKIRDAEAAGKNVDGHAAGLAADDLNVYAAAGIRTDHEAVNAPEARERLRRGMYLMLREGSAAKDLAALVSVVNERNARRCLFVTDDKHLDDLVTEGSIDHHIRKAVRLGVEPMLALQMATLNAAECFGMKRKGLIAPGCDADFLLLDGDLTDMDIHEVYKSGKLAARAGTVVSEGKTASSDVLKDSVKLKELGADQLSLRLADVKANVIEITPNSLHTKHRVLEADVADGHFQPSTEKDLLKMSVVERHHRTGNVGLGIVKGFGLTAGAIATTIAHDSHNLLVIGTNDDDMLAAIREIKHIQGGIVIVKDGRVLASLALPIGGLMSDAGFREVAAKLEKLNETLPELGFQGDFNPFLTLSFLALPVIPELKLTDLGLFNVTNFKHIDIQP